The bacterium sequence ATTACCAATAATAGCACACGGATTACACGGATGAGACGGATTGACACGGATAAAAATTTATTAGAAAAAATCCGTGAGAATCCGCCAAAATCTGTGTCATCCGTGTGCTATTCTATCATTCTCTTCGGGGCTTAGTGGCTTTGTGGCTAAACGGTTACAAGAATAGTTCACGGGTTTCGGGTTCCGAGTTAAAGTAACTCGAAACCCGAAACTCGAAACTCAAAAATGAAAGTTGGTATTATCGGCCTACCCAAAGTGGGTAAGACCACGGTCTTTAACGCCCTTACCGGAGCGGGTGCCGCCGAATTCTTCAAGGGAGATTCTAAGCTTAACCTGGCCCAGGTAAAGGTTCCTGATCCACGGCTTAGCCGCTTAGGTCTAATATATGCTCCCAAACAGGTGGTTTCGGCTGAAATCGAATTCATAGACATAGCTCTACCCAAAGGGACATGGCTGGAAGACCCTGAAGTCATTTCTCATTTTCGTCAGGTAGATGCCCTGTTGGAAGTTATTCGTTTGTTCCCTGATCAGACCATCTCTCCTCCTGAAGGTGGAATAAATCCGGCCAGGGATATCCGAAAAATAGACGATGAACTCGCCCTGGCTGACTTAGCTATAATTGAGCGCCGAATAACTGCCCTTAATCACCAAAAGGGAAAAAAGAAAAGCGCTCAAGATGAAATAGAGGAACAGCTCCTTAAAAGATGTCAGGAGGCTCTGGACGCCGAGCAACCGATAAAAATGATGAATTTGAATGATGAAGAGGAAAAACTCACCAGGGGCTTCCAGTTTCTGACGGCTAAATCGCTTATTATCGCCGCTAACATAGCGGAAGAGGCACTAAATCTAACCGACTATCCCTTACTCAATGATCTAAGGACTTACACCGGGGGTAAGGGCTATCCGCTCATTGTCTTAGGAGGTAAGATCGAGGCTGAAGTGAGGGAACTGCCTGAAGAAGAAAGAACCGAATTTCTGAAGGCCTTGGGCATCAAAGAGCCGGCCATAGATAACCTTATCCGGACGGTCTATAGTGCCCTGGGACTTATATCTTTTTTTACCATTGGGAAAAAGGAGGTTAAAGCTTGGACGGTCAGAACCGGTACACCGGCGGTCAAGGCCGCCGGTAAGATCCACTCTGATATGGAGCGAGGCTTTATCCGGGCCGAAGTAATATCTTATGAAGATCTAATAAGTTGCGGCTCGAAAGCTACTGCTAAATCAAAAGGTTTGCTTCGCCTTGAGGGCAAGGAGTATCAAATCAGGGATGGAGATGTAGTTGAGTTTCGATTTAATGTCTAAGAAAAAGGCCTTGACCGTCGCCGAAAAAAATCCTCGACATTTCCAGGAGAATGTGATATAATCTTTAATGGTGTTGGATCTGGCTATCGCTCTACCCAACCTAAAGACGGGCCGTTAGCTCAGCTGGTAGAGCAGGGGACTCTTAATCCCAAGGTCATAGGTTCGATCCCTATACGGCCCACCAATTATCATAACTACTCAGGTGGATAGGCTGAAGGCTAACAACTAAAGGCTGAAGGCTGAAGACTGTCCCTAAAAGCCTTCAGCCTATCCACTGTTAATTGATAATTGTTTCGGCGAGGGTGGCGGAACTGGCAGACGCGCTAGACTTAGGATCTAGTGGGGGAAACTCCGTGCGGGTTCAACTCCCGCCCTTCGCACCAAGGTCGATTTCGGATTGCCGATGGCGGATGGCGGGACAAAAAATCTAGTAACCGTTCAGCCACCAAGGCACAAAGACACAACCTCGATCCTCGATCCTGGATGCTCGATTCTGGATGCTCGATCCTGGATACTGAATCCTTTACCAGCATCGAAGATCGAGCATCGAGCATCCAGCATCATGTGCTGAACGGTTACAAATTACTTATGTGTCTTAGGGAGCAATAGAGCAGCAGTTCTGGAACTTTCAGAAAAATCTTTAACTACTGCTCTGCTGCTCTACTGCTCTATTTTTGTGTCTTAGTGTCTTTGTGGCTGAACACTTACAAAATCTACCATCCGAAAGGGGGGTAATTCACTTGAAGGGAGAATTTCAGGAGGCATTGACCCAACTGGAAAAAGGAAAAGGTATTTCCCGTGAAGTTTTGGTTAAGGCTATCGAGGATGCCTTATCTTCCGCTTATAAAAAGAATTACGGTAAAGCTTCCAATATCGTTGCCCGCCTTGATAAGCAAACTGGTGAGGCCCAGATTTTTTCGGTTAAAAAAGTAGTGGAAAAGGTCTCTGATCCCAAGAGTCAGATTACCCTTGAAGATGCCCGGAAGAAAAAAAAGGGTGATATTAACCTGGAGGATACCCTTGAGATAGAATTAACGCCTAAAGACTTTGGTAGAATCGCGGCTCAAACGGCCAAGCAGGTTATCATTCAGCGAATCAAAGAAGCGGAAAGAGGGCTTGTTTTTGAAACCTATAAAGATAAGGTAGGCAGCCTGGTTAGTGGAACTATTCAAAGGATCAGCCAAAGAAATATCTTCGTCGATTTAGGGAAAACAGAAGCTATCTTACTGCCCAGAGAGCAACTGCCTAAAGAGAGATACCGGGTGGGTGACCGCCTGAAGGCCTATCTGCTCGAGGTAAAAAATAGCTCTAAAGGGCCTCAACTTACGCTTTCCAGAACCTATCCGGAGATGGTTCGCAAGTTGTTTGAAATGGAGGTTCCAGAAATATATGAAGGGATCGTGGAAATAAAAGCTGTTTCCCGAGAGCCTGGGGCTAGATCAAAGATCGCTGTTTACTCCAAGGAAAAAGGGGTCGATGCGGTAGGGGCGTGTGTAGGCATGCGCGGCATGCGGGTTCAGGCGATAATTAAGGAGCTGGGGGGGGAAAAGATTGATATTACCCAATACAGTGATGATCCGGTTACCTTTATTACCAACGCCTTGAATCCAGCTCAAATTAGTCAGGTTATTCTTGATGAATCTAAAAAGACGGCCACGGTGATTGTGCCTGACAATCAACTCTCGCTGGCTATTGGTAAAGAAGGACAGAATGTCCGATTGGCGGCCAAGTTGACTAATTGGCGAATTGATATTAAAAAAGAGACGGAACTGGCTGAGAAGGAATCTGCGGCTAAGGCCAAAGCAGCCGAAAAGTTGTTCAGTAAGCCTGAACCAGTAAAAGATATTTTAGATATTCCCGGCGTGGGAGAGGTTATGAAAAATCGCCTTTCCGAGTCGGGAATTCATAGTCTGGAAGATGTAGTCAGAGTCGGTAAAGAGGGTCTTCTGGAAGTGCCGGGTATAGGAAAAGCTACGGCCACTAAAATTTTTGAAGCAGCTAAGGCTATGTTGGAGGGATGAGGGATAAATGAGAGTCTATGAACTGGCCAAGCAATTAGGCCGTCCAAGTAAAGAAATGGTAGCTGAATTGCGCGAGATGGGGGTAGAGGTCAAAAGTTATCAAAGCACTATCACGGCGGAGATAGCTCAAGAAATATTGGATCTATATGCTGAGGAAATATCAAAGCCGGCGCCTCCTCCTGCCCCTCCTTTGAAAGAGGTGGCCATGGCAGAACCTATTACCGTCGGTGAGTTAGCGCCTAAGCTTAACACCAGTCCAGCCGAGTTGATCAAACATCTCCTCACCCAGGGGAAGGCTTATCCTATAAACCAGCGTTTGTCAGTTAAGGAAGCGGAAGAGATTGCCCATGATTATGGTTTTAAAGTCAAAGTGATTCCCCTGGAAGAGGCCCTTAAGGTGTCTGAAGCTGAAGCGGTCGAAAATTTAAAACCCCGTCCCCCGATAATCACTATTATGGGCCATGTTGATCATGGTAAGACCAAGCTCTTAGACGCTATCAGAATGAGTGATGTAGCGGCCGGTGAAGCGGGCGCCATTACGCAGCATATTGGTGCTTATAAAGTTAAGGTCAATCAGGGTGAAGTGGCCTTTCTGGATACGCCGGGGCACGAGGCCTTTACAGCTATGCGGGCCAGAGGGGCTCAAGTCACTGATATCGTTGTCCTGGTGGTGGCGGCTGATGATGGAGTTATGCCTCAAACCCGGGAGGCGATAGACCATGCCAAGGCAGCCGAAGTGCCTATGGTGGTGGCCATAAATAAGATCGATCTGCCTACAGCTAATATAGCCAGGGTAAAACAGCAACTGTCTGATCTTGACCTTATCCCGGAAGAGTGGGGAGGTAAAACCATTTTTACCGAAATATCCGCTAAACAGAAGATTGGTATAGAAAACTTATTAGAGATGCTTTTGCTTGAGGCGGAGATGTTGGAACTAAAAGCCAATCCTGATAAGAAGGCGGAAGGGATTGTTATTGAGGCTAGGTTGGATAAAGGGCGGGGAGCGGTCGCTACCCTGCTTGTTCAGAATGGTTCCCTGAAGGTGGGTCAGCCTATTGTTCTTGGTCAA is a genomic window containing:
- the nusA gene encoding transcription termination factor NusA — its product is MKGEFQEALTQLEKGKGISREVLVKAIEDALSSAYKKNYGKASNIVARLDKQTGEAQIFSVKKVVEKVSDPKSQITLEDARKKKKGDINLEDTLEIELTPKDFGRIAAQTAKQVIIQRIKEAERGLVFETYKDKVGSLVSGTIQRISQRNIFVDLGKTEAILLPREQLPKERYRVGDRLKAYLLEVKNSSKGPQLTLSRTYPEMVRKLFEMEVPEIYEGIVEIKAVSREPGARSKIAVYSKEKGVDAVGACVGMRGMRVQAIIKELGGEKIDITQYSDDPVTFITNALNPAQISQVILDESKKTATVIVPDNQLSLAIGKEGQNVRLAAKLTNWRIDIKKETELAEKESAAKAKAAEKLFSKPEPVKDILDIPGVGEVMKNRLSESGIHSLEDVVRVGKEGLLEVPGIGKATATKIFEAAKAMLEG
- the ychF gene encoding redox-regulated ATPase YchF; translation: MKVGIIGLPKVGKTTVFNALTGAGAAEFFKGDSKLNLAQVKVPDPRLSRLGLIYAPKQVVSAEIEFIDIALPKGTWLEDPEVISHFRQVDALLEVIRLFPDQTISPPEGGINPARDIRKIDDELALADLAIIERRITALNHQKGKKKSAQDEIEEQLLKRCQEALDAEQPIKMMNLNDEEEKLTRGFQFLTAKSLIIAANIAEEALNLTDYPLLNDLRTYTGGKGYPLIVLGGKIEAEVRELPEEERTEFLKALGIKEPAIDNLIRTVYSALGLISFFTIGKKEVKAWTVRTGTPAVKAAGKIHSDMERGFIRAEVISYEDLISCGSKATAKSKGLLRLEGKEYQIRDGDVVEFRFNV
- the infB gene encoding translation initiation factor IF-2: MRVYELAKQLGRPSKEMVAELREMGVEVKSYQSTITAEIAQEILDLYAEEISKPAPPPAPPLKEVAMAEPITVGELAPKLNTSPAELIKHLLTQGKAYPINQRLSVKEAEEIAHDYGFKVKVIPLEEALKVSEAEAVENLKPRPPIITIMGHVDHGKTKLLDAIRMSDVAAGEAGAITQHIGAYKVKVNQGEVAFLDTPGHEAFTAMRARGAQVTDIVVLVVAADDGVMPQTREAIDHAKAAEVPMVVAINKIDLPTANIARVKQQLSDLDLIPEEWGGKTIFTEISAKQKIGIENLLEMLLLEAEMLELKANPDKKAEGIVIEARLDKGRGAVATLLVQNGSLKVGQPIVLGQYWGRVRAMLNDKGQKITVAPPSTPVEVLGLSGVPEAGDAFFVLDSEKEAKQISLKRHSIQREKSAKVVQRLTLDDLYRKVQEEGIKELGIIIKADVQGSCEALKESLEKLGTDEVKVKVIHQGVGAIKESDVMLAAASDAIIIGFHVRPANPEVKQLAETEGVDMRMYRIIYDVISDIKQALEGLLEPEYREVILGITEVRKLFRISKSGVIAGSYVKEGKVNRGAEARVIRDGVVIYEGSIASLRRFKDDVAEVASGFECGITLVNFQDIKEGDIIEVFHTEAIPKKL